The sequence ccctcaaatctccccaAATTTACACAATTACGCAAGGTTCCTCGGAAaggcagattatcgggtcattatcacattgctgcttttggaagcttgctgtgcgcaaattggctgccgcatttcccacaatacaacagtacttcaaaagtatttcattggctgaaaagcgctttgggacatccggtagtcgtgaaaggcgctatataaatgcaaatctttttcttttttgccCTGTTCTTGGGTTTAGCTTCTCTGCCCTGCAAACTATCTCATATTCCTCaaagaaagaatgtgcatttatatagcagctcatCACATCCTTAGTACTCTACAACCAGAGGACTACTTTGAAGTCCCTGTTATGCAGgcaaacatcggaacaggaggccattcggcccctcgagcctgttccgccattccgtGAGACCGTGGCTGATCTGTAAATCACTTCCCAGCCTATGCTCCACGTCccatgatacccttacccaacagaaaTTATATCGTTCAGCCTGGAAAGCTTcagttgaccccccccccccagcatccaCGGCCATTTGAGGGAGAGAGATCCAGATTTCTACCACCCCGGTGGCAGGCAATTTGCCCGTAGCAAGACCCCAAAACACCAGAGGAGATGATTGACAAAGCGATGGTCTTTGGTGCTGCTGTTTGAGACAGGATCTTTTAACATCCACCAGAACAGGCAGGCCGGGCCTCGGTTCAGGCCCTTGCCGATAGGACGgcgcctctggcagtgcagcactccctcagcactgcagaggAACCCAGATCATAGAGCGAGCGGGGCCTGAACACACGACTTCTGACCcggaggggggcaggagagctgGCCGCTGAGCCAATCTGTCAGAAGGTACCCTCCCCCACTCACACGCGGTTGGTTCTGGCTGCCTGTCCAGTTGTTTAATGAAACGTATCTCTTGTTTGCAGGTTTAAAAATGTTATCTTTGACATCTGTCCGACGGAGGAGGTGGGTGACTTTGAGGTGAAGGCGAAGTTTATGGGCGTCCAAATGGATTCCTTCATGCTCCACTATCAGGTATAACTGTCTGCAACCCGCCCTGCTTTCACCTGGTTACCAGGGCTCTACCTGCATCTTATTGTTCACAGGCTCCCAGCTGAGCACCGGCTCCAATTTAACATTCTCCTCCTGGCAGTCACATCCctttgtggcctcgcccctccctctctctccaacctcctgtagccccccccccccaccaccaaccaaTGTTTCTCCTCATTTTTGTTCCGTGCGCTGTCCCTTTAACTGGCCACGCGGCCCGTTCAAATCTTGGCGCATTGCGCGGTTTCTGCGGccggcgcgggacctccagaccgtcgCGCGGCTTAGCGACAAAGTTACCGAccgccccccgagatctctgcgctcctccaattctggcttctggtGCATTGCCATTTAGAATCACTCCACCACACcggtgcattcagctgcctgggccccaagctctgagattcactccctaaacctctctccagtccttcgagacgctccttaaagcctccctctttgaccaagtgttctttatgtagctcggtgtcagtttttgtccgattaacgctcctgtgaaacgccttgcgaCGTTAGACGACATTAACAGAGCTGTATAAATGGAGGCtgttctgaggcagtccctcggagtcgaggatgacttgctcccacactatcaccggttctcaggcgactgatgagcccaatgcgggacccacagtctgtgtcacaggcggtgtctggggcagacggtggttggagggacgggtgggtgggggggtttggtttgtcgtacgctccttccgctgtttgcgcttggcctccgcgtgctcctggtgaagagactcgaggtgttcggggccttcccggatgcacttcctcccccTCTGAGCGGCctggggccagggattcccaggtgtcggtggggatgttgcactttgtcaaggaggctttgagagtgtccttgcggcgtttcctcggcccacctggggctcgcttgccgtgtcggagctgggAGCAGAGTGCTTGTTTTGCAGGCTCCTCTGGCTCCCTCCTGTCCTCAAAgcgctgactctcgctggggtcagTTCCCTGGGCACCGGTCACCCTCCAGCGCCTCACCCAATGAGAGAGGCCAGAGAGTGTGAGCACTGGAATGGGCTGTTTGACCATgaagggacccccccccccccagagagctgtgggggctgggtcattgaatatatttcaggtggagatagacagatttctgaacggtaaagggttatggggagctgagtccatgatcagatcagccatgatcgtatttgaatggcggagcagactcgaggggccgaatggccgactcttgctcctatttcttatgttgagcgGAGTTTGATGCTTTGCTCAGCAATCATCGCTCGGCACAGGAGGCACTGGGTTGTGATTCGGGTTGGGGATTGTGGCTGAATCTCCTCAATGCAGCCACCCTGAGCTAATGGCAGGGGCTGGTGGGAGCTCACAGCGGAAACAGGGGCGgagtaaccacggggcggattggacttcagccccaggcccacccaacaaatgtaggaaacaaaatataaggcctcccaaataagcAGAATAGAATCAACaatagagaggaaaaacaagaccgaggaaaatagattcacttgtttataccgatatacagaagtaccggtatacactaatgtaccggtatacactaatgtaccgatatacactaatgtaccgatatacactaatgtaccgatatacactaaCGTACCAATATACAGAACtactgatatacagaagtaccggtatacactaatgtaccgatatacactaatgtaccgatatacactaatgtaccgatatacagaacaggatatgtactagcctgttttatttcacatgttattgagagaaatttgcatatatgtataggaatctagtattgcaacttTACCAGAAGCAGAATATATACCTACCCGATACAGAATATatactttcattgttgaatataccggcTTATGttttcagaatcagaatcatacacggaatgtaatgaacatgaacaaagataACTGTCGGCCCATGGGGATCAGTTTGCCCCTCGGGCCCTGGGTTGGGGGCGGCTCTCAGTGTTGCACTCACCCTGTGTGTTCTCTCCCTGTCCAGGACCTCCTCCAGCTGCAGTACGAGGGCGTCGCGGTCATGAAGCTGTTCGATAAGGCGAAGGTTAACGTCAAcctgctcatcttcctcctcaacAAGAAGTTCTACGGGAAGTAGAacagccccctcctcccccctcccccgctcttcctGAGGGGCCGCGGGGACCAACACTGGGGTCACCTGACTCGCCAAGACACCACTGACGGAGCCGCCATTGTCTGACCCTCTCCCTGTCTGTCGGCTCTGCACCAATCAGAAGTGGGCACCTTTGGACATTCGGGGCAGTGTAGGGCTCCCTGGACCAGCGTGCAATAATATATGTAGTATTATATTGCTGGGACGTCCATAGACTTTGTATTTTATGCATCAATAATTGTCTGTGTACTGCTTAAGAGgcgtaaagattttttttttaaaaaacaacctcTTACTATTTTTATATAAATTACTTTTGCTCCTTTGCAATGACTTTTATTTCTGTACAGAAATGCTGTCCTTTCCGCAAGCCTTTTGCACCCTGCTGTCGGAGCTCCTGCTCTGTATTCCAAGGCACTGTTGCTGATGGTCAGTAAATTGAGCCCGCACTGAAGGGTTCGGCCGATTCGCGGTGTCCGAACGTTGCATTCTCGGCCTGCCCACGCCCAATCCCAAACTGACCCCATTTCATTGGCAGCCATGCCAATTCCTTCATGACTGTGAGTGGGATGGTGGGTTTCTGCAAAGCTTGTGCACCTATCTGTACCAAAGAAAATATTATTGGCTGGTTAAATCCAAGTTCATTTGGATCAGATTTCATTCCTGCCCCCCACCGGCCCTGGCCCTTGTGAATAAGTTTACTGCCAGAGTATTGTCTGGCCAGAGACTCGACCATTGCACAGAGCACACACGCGTCCGACACAAGGCAAACATCTCCTGACTCCCGGCAGATACTTGCTCACGGACCCAAAGTACAGTTTGATAGcagtaatatatatatatgtagcgtGACCCTCTCCGGCATTTACAGGCTTGTAGTTCAGTCTCCCAATTATCAGTTTA is a genomic window of Pristiophorus japonicus isolate sPriJap1 chromosome 21, sPriJap1.hap1, whole genome shotgun sequence containing:
- the LOC139233694 gene encoding ras GTPase-activating-like protein IQGAP1, with product MDNLASKGKVSKKPGDVKAKKSKQVSQRYTAARLHEKGVLLEIEDLNSNQFKNVIFDICPTEEVGDFEVKAKFMGVQMDSFMLHYQDLLQLQYEGVAVMKLFDKAKVNVNLLIFLLNKKFYGK